In one Fodinicola acaciae genomic region, the following are encoded:
- a CDS encoding ATP-binding protein: MGALPRPRLPEGPAKDLFDALHELHHRAGWPSLRDMAREVGCSHTTISAAFSGPKVPRWGLVELIVETLGGDGERFHQLWLATAGGGGETVRADAAPRQLPADVAGFSGRDEQLSSLDRLCRTTGESGAVVISAVSGTAGVGKTALAVHWAHRVADRFPDGQLYVNLRGYDPDRPMAPAEALEVFLHALQPDGASVPPGTAERAARYRTLLTGRRMLILLDNAHSVAQVRDLLPGTGTCLVLVTSRDTLPGLVARHGAVRINLDLLSLDESVHLLRTMLAERADAEPEQTIALAQRCARLPLALRIAAELALSRPRTSLADLVTELADESRRLDLLAAGDDEYTAVRAVFSWSCHNLSPAEDRLFRLLGAHPCRTLDEAAVAALAGTDRVTATLDALCRGHLVEETVPGRFGMHDLLRAYAAERATELPDTDEALARLANYYLENARMATAVAFRGPDPETPAFPDSASARGWLERERPNFLAVATGNAVRLSPVLADFLDTCGHYPDALTLHAMALKECFGDQRAEAATLNLLGITRRRLGDYPAAAEHHQQALELHRQLGDKAGQAAALWGLGLVASRRGQVPAAREFLQEAHALFVEVGDIVAQGTVLYALGSVHMLLGFCRVAIEHHERALAIHRETGNRLGESRTLNNLGTAYERLGQLTDAVDAFHRSKAINVEIGNRLGLAIGHANLARAYTRLERFDEAYEQLSVAGPLFTEAGYRVGEVEVTCGLGVLFQACRRFPEARENFQTALELNREIGQRELEIRCLIGLADVARELGEHTQAQEYYETALALVVESGDRYEHAHTLVGLAQLHADDPPTARRHWQDALALYEELALPEADEIRDRLA; this comes from the coding sequence GTGGGTGCACTGCCCAGGCCGCGGTTGCCGGAAGGTCCGGCGAAGGACCTTTTCGACGCGTTGCACGAGCTGCACCACCGCGCCGGCTGGCCGAGCCTGCGCGACATGGCGCGGGAGGTCGGCTGCAGCCACACGACGATCTCGGCCGCGTTTTCCGGGCCGAAAGTGCCGCGATGGGGTCTGGTCGAGCTGATCGTGGAGACGCTCGGCGGCGACGGCGAGCGTTTTCATCAGCTCTGGCTGGCGACCGCCGGCGGTGGCGGTGAGACCGTACGCGCCGACGCGGCGCCGCGGCAGCTGCCGGCCGATGTCGCGGGTTTCAGTGGCCGGGACGAACAGTTGTCCAGTCTCGACCGGCTTTGTCGTACGACCGGCGAATCCGGCGCGGTGGTGATCTCGGCGGTTTCCGGCACGGCCGGCGTCGGCAAGACGGCGTTGGCGGTGCATTGGGCGCACCGGGTCGCCGACCGGTTTCCGGACGGCCAGCTTTACGTGAATCTGCGCGGATACGACCCCGACCGGCCGATGGCGCCGGCCGAAGCGCTCGAGGTGTTCCTGCACGCGTTGCAGCCCGACGGCGCGTCCGTACCACCGGGCACCGCCGAGCGCGCCGCGCGTTATCGCACCCTGCTGACCGGTCGCCGGATGCTGATCCTGCTGGACAACGCGCATTCGGTGGCGCAGGTGCGAGACCTGTTGCCCGGCACCGGCACCTGTCTCGTGCTCGTGACCAGCCGCGACACGCTGCCCGGCCTGGTCGCGCGGCACGGCGCCGTACGGATCAACCTCGACCTGCTGTCACTGGACGAGTCGGTGCATTTGTTGCGGACAATGCTGGCCGAGCGGGCCGACGCCGAGCCGGAGCAGACGATCGCGCTGGCGCAGCGCTGTGCGCGGTTGCCGTTGGCGCTGCGGATCGCCGCCGAGCTGGCACTTTCGCGGCCGCGTACGAGCCTCGCCGACCTGGTCACCGAGCTCGCCGACGAGTCCCGCCGGCTCGATCTGCTCGCCGCCGGCGACGACGAGTACACCGCCGTACGCGCCGTTTTCTCGTGGTCGTGTCACAACCTGTCGCCGGCCGAGGACCGACTGTTTCGGCTGCTCGGCGCGCATCCGTGCCGGACGCTGGACGAGGCAGCGGTCGCCGCGCTCGCCGGCACCGACCGGGTGACCGCGACACTCGACGCGCTCTGTCGCGGACATCTGGTCGAGGAAACCGTGCCGGGCCGGTTTGGCATGCACGACCTGCTTCGCGCGTACGCGGCCGAAAGAGCCACTGAGCTGCCGGACACCGACGAAGCACTCGCGCGGCTTGCCAACTATTATCTGGAAAACGCGCGGATGGCGACCGCTGTCGCGTTTCGTGGGCCAGATCCGGAAACGCCGGCTTTTCCCGACTCGGCGAGCGCACGCGGCTGGCTGGAACGAGAGCGGCCAAACTTTCTCGCCGTGGCAACCGGAAACGCTGTGAGGCTGTCACCGGTGCTGGCCGACTTTCTGGACACCTGCGGCCACTATCCGGATGCGCTGACGCTGCACGCGATGGCACTGAAGGAATGTTTCGGCGACCAGCGAGCCGAAGCCGCGACGCTGAACCTGCTTGGCATCACCCGACGCCGACTCGGCGATTATCCGGCTGCGGCCGAACATCACCAGCAGGCACTGGAACTGCACCGACAACTTGGCGACAAGGCCGGCCAGGCCGCCGCCCTGTGGGGTCTGGGCCTGGTGGCCTCGCGCCGCGGTCAGGTGCCGGCGGCGCGCGAGTTTCTGCAGGAGGCACACGCACTTTTCGTCGAGGTCGGCGACATCGTCGCGCAGGGCACGGTGTTGTACGCGCTCGGCAGCGTCCACATGCTGCTCGGCTTTTGCCGCGTGGCGATCGAGCATCACGAGCGCGCGTTGGCGATCCATCGCGAGACCGGCAACCGGCTCGGCGAAAGCCGGACGCTCAACAATCTGGGCACCGCGTACGAACGGCTCGGACAGCTGACCGACGCGGTCGACGCTTTCCACCGCTCCAAGGCGATCAACGTCGAGATCGGCAACCGGCTCGGCCTGGCGATCGGACACGCCAATCTGGCGAGGGCGTACACACGGCTTGAGCGTTTCGACGAGGCGTACGAACAACTCAGCGTCGCCGGGCCGCTTTTCACCGAGGCCGGCTATCGGGTCGGCGAGGTCGAGGTGACATGCGGCCTCGGCGTACTTTTCCAGGCTTGCCGGCGTTTTCCGGAAGCACGCGAGAATTTCCAGACGGCCCTGGAGTTGAACCGCGAGATCGGCCAGCGAGAGCTGGAAATCCGCTGCCTGATCGGGCTGGCCGACGTGGCGCGAGAGCTCGGCGAGCATACCCAGGCGCAGGAATACTACGAAACCGCGCTGGCGCTGGTGGTCGAGTCCGGCGACCGTTACGAACACGCGCACACGTTGGTCGGCCTCGCGCAACTGCACGCCGACGATCCGCCGACGGCTCGGCGGCATTGGCAGGACGCACTCGCACTGTACGAGGAGCTGGCACTGCCGGAGGCCGACGAGATCCGCGACCGCCTGGCCTGA
- a CDS encoding EamA family transporter, with protein MRPMAGAGLGLALLSAATFSTSGAFARSLTDAGWTAGAAVAARVGIAALILAIPAIVALRGHWRTLRRDAAMVAAYGFGAVAGAQVCFFNAIQYLPVGVALLLEYCGLILVVGWMWARHGQRPRRLTVAGSVLALVGLICVLNIGAAGGVHWIGVLWGLGSALGLATYFLLSANSRDDLPPVAMASGGMVVATVTLLAAGAIGLLPMHVTFGEVTFAGLRMSWLVPIIGVSVIAAVVSYVTGIGAARMLGPRLSSFVGLTEVLFAVFFAWLLLGELPAPIQLAGGVLLVAGVALVRLDELRPPVPRPETSREDDLYARH; from the coding sequence ATGCGTCCGATGGCTGGGGCCGGCCTGGGTCTCGCACTCCTGTCCGCGGCGACTTTCAGCACGTCAGGTGCCTTCGCGCGGTCGCTGACCGACGCCGGCTGGACGGCCGGTGCGGCGGTCGCGGCGCGCGTCGGGATCGCCGCGCTGATCCTCGCGATCCCGGCGATCGTCGCGCTGCGCGGACACTGGCGGACGTTGCGGCGCGATGCCGCCATGGTCGCCGCATACGGTTTCGGAGCCGTCGCCGGCGCTCAGGTCTGTTTCTTCAACGCGATCCAGTATCTGCCGGTCGGCGTGGCTCTGCTGCTGGAATACTGCGGCCTGATCCTGGTGGTCGGCTGGATGTGGGCTCGGCACGGACAACGGCCGCGACGACTGACAGTGGCCGGATCCGTGCTGGCGTTGGTCGGCCTGATCTGCGTACTGAACATCGGCGCGGCCGGCGGCGTGCACTGGATCGGCGTGCTGTGGGGGCTCGGCTCGGCGCTCGGCCTGGCGACGTACTTCCTGCTGTCGGCCAACAGCCGCGACGACCTGCCGCCGGTCGCGATGGCCAGCGGCGGCATGGTGGTCGCGACGGTGACGCTGCTCGCCGCGGGTGCCATTGGCCTGTTGCCGATGCACGTCACGTTCGGCGAGGTCACCTTCGCCGGCCTGCGGATGAGCTGGCTGGTGCCGATCATCGGCGTGTCGGTGATCGCCGCCGTCGTCTCGTACGTCACCGGCATCGGCGCGGCGCGGATGCTCGGTCCGCGGCTGTCGTCGTTCGTCGGGCTGACCGAGGTGCTGTTCGCGGTGTTCTTCGCGTGGCTGCTGCTCGGCGAGCTGCCGGCCCCCATACAGTTGGCCGGAGGCGTCCTGCTGGTCGCCGGGGTGGCGCTGGTCCGCCTCGACGAGCTGCGGCCGCCGGTGCCGCGACCGGAGACGAGCCGTGAAGACGATCTTTACGCACGACACTGA
- a CDS encoding CGNR zinc finger domain-containing protein, with the protein MKTIFTHDTDLALASVAELVNTLDGDDDTLTDVDALDKLVEGQGWTGAREHSHAELRAVRDLRPRLRRIWQADEDEIVRIVNALLREHNALPQIIKHDGTDYHLHAVPRDAPLATRMAVEAAMAVADVVRAKELSRLRTCDYPTCDRVLVDLSKNRSKRFCDNVCANRAAVAAYRVRRRRER; encoded by the coding sequence GTGAAGACGATCTTTACGCACGACACTGACCTCGCGCTCGCCAGCGTCGCCGAGCTGGTCAACACGCTGGACGGCGACGACGACACGCTGACCGACGTCGACGCGCTGGACAAGCTGGTCGAGGGTCAGGGGTGGACCGGCGCGCGTGAGCACAGCCACGCGGAGCTGCGCGCCGTACGCGACCTGCGGCCACGGCTGCGGCGGATCTGGCAAGCCGACGAGGACGAGATCGTACGCATCGTCAATGCCCTTCTCCGCGAGCACAACGCGCTGCCGCAGATCATCAAGCACGACGGGACGGACTATCACCTGCACGCGGTGCCGCGCGACGCGCCGCTGGCCACCCGGATGGCCGTCGAGGCGGCGATGGCCGTCGCGGACGTCGTGCGCGCGAAGGAGCTCAGCCGGCTGCGTACGTGCGACTACCCCACCTGCGACCGCGTCCTCGTCGACCTGTCGAAGAACAGGTCCAAGCGCTTCTGCGACAACGTCTGCGCCAACCGCGCCGCGGTGGCCGCCTATCGGGTCAGGCGTCGAAGAGAGCGCTGA
- a CDS encoding ribose-phosphate diphosphokinase: MRDIAIFSGTAHPQLAEEICSHLEQPLHPVLVERFATDCLGVQLQANCRERDVFLVQPLVRPVQENLVELLLMLDAARGASAARTTVVMPYYAYARSDKKDAPRISIGGRLVADLMVSAGADRMLAMTLHSPQVHGFFSVPVDHLHALRELAAHFRGYDMSNTTVVSPDLGNAKEAAAFARMLGVPVAAGAKQRFADDRVSISSVIGDVAGRDVIVVDDEIAKGSTVLELLDRLREIGVRTIRVACTHGLFASGALKRIGDQPDVLEIVCTNTVPIPESERHPKLSVVSIAPALAEAMRRIHNGESVSALFDA; this comes from the coding sequence GTGCGTGACATCGCCATTTTCAGTGGCACCGCCCATCCCCAGTTGGCCGAGGAAATCTGTTCGCATCTCGAACAGCCGTTGCATCCGGTGCTCGTCGAGCGCTTCGCGACCGACTGCCTGGGTGTGCAGCTGCAGGCCAACTGCCGTGAGCGGGACGTGTTCCTGGTCCAGCCGCTGGTGCGGCCGGTGCAGGAAAACCTGGTCGAGTTGCTGTTGATGCTCGACGCGGCGCGCGGTGCCTCGGCGGCGCGTACGACCGTGGTGATGCCCTATTACGCGTACGCGCGCTCCGACAAGAAGGACGCGCCCCGGATCTCGATCGGTGGCCGCCTGGTCGCCGACCTGATGGTGTCGGCCGGCGCAGACCGGATGCTGGCGATGACGCTGCATTCGCCCCAGGTGCACGGATTTTTCAGCGTACCGGTGGATCACCTGCACGCCCTGCGTGAGCTGGCCGCGCATTTCCGCGGCTATGACATGTCCAACACCACGGTCGTCTCGCCGGACCTCGGCAACGCCAAGGAGGCGGCCGCCTTCGCGCGGATGCTCGGCGTGCCGGTCGCGGCCGGTGCCAAGCAGCGGTTCGCCGACGACAGGGTGAGCATCAGCTCGGTCATCGGTGACGTGGCCGGCCGGGACGTGATCGTGGTGGACGACGAGATCGCCAAGGGCAGCACGGTGCTGGAGCTGCTCGACCGCCTGCGTGAGATCGGTGTGCGTACGATCCGGGTCGCCTGCACCCATGGGCTGTTCGCCAGCGGCGCGTTGAAGCGGATCGGTGACCAGCCCGACGTGCTGGAGATCGTCTGCACCAACACCGTGCCGATCCCGGAAAGCGAGCGGCACCCGAAGCTGTCGGTGGTGTCGATCGCGCCGGCCCTGGCCGAGGCGATGCGGCGCATTCACAACGGCGAGTCGGTCAGCGCTCTCTTCGACGCCTGA
- a CDS encoding CaiB/BaiF CoA transferase family protein, with protein sequence MLPLEGITVVGIEQAVAAPLATRHCADLGARVVKVERTDGGDFARGYDAAVNGMAAHFFWLNRGKESIAVDLKTDAGRRVVEDLILSADVFVQNLGPGAAARLGFSAEKLRAQKPGLIVVDMSGYGKGGPYGQKPGYDLLLQGEGGLASVTGTADTPVKTGIPTVDIGAGMYALTAILSALLRRERGGGGASIEVSMLDAVAEWMGHPLYYTKGTGQPPKRSALGHPSVVPYTGYPTTDGEVLIGIQNDREWVRLCTDVLDRAELARDPGFATNIARTRDREAVDAAITEVSSKLSTAELVAKLDAAAIGNARLNDVRGLAEHPQLRARDRWRPVMTPVGTVEAILPPFTYADTEAAMGPVPALGEHTDSVLAGLGRTPEQIKALHTDRTVGGNVR encoded by the coding sequence GTGCTGCCACTCGAGGGAATCACCGTCGTCGGGATCGAGCAGGCCGTGGCCGCGCCGCTTGCCACCAGGCACTGTGCCGACCTTGGTGCGCGGGTGGTGAAGGTCGAGCGTACGGATGGTGGTGACTTCGCCAGGGGGTACGACGCGGCGGTGAACGGGATGGCGGCGCATTTTTTCTGGCTCAACAGAGGGAAAGAGTCGATCGCGGTCGATCTCAAGACCGACGCGGGGCGGCGGGTTGTCGAGGACCTGATCCTGAGTGCGGATGTCTTCGTGCAAAATCTTGGCCCGGGCGCGGCGGCCAGGCTTGGCTTCTCCGCTGAGAAACTGCGCGCCCAAAAGCCAGGGCTGATTGTCGTCGACATGTCCGGATACGGCAAAGGTGGTCCGTACGGCCAAAAACCAGGATATGACCTCCTCCTGCAAGGCGAAGGCGGCCTGGCCTCGGTCACCGGTACGGCAGACACGCCGGTGAAAACTGGCATTCCGACAGTGGACATCGGCGCTGGGATGTACGCGCTCACCGCGATTCTTTCCGCACTGCTGCGCAGAGAACGCGGCGGCGGTGGGGCGAGCATCGAGGTGTCGATGCTGGACGCTGTCGCCGAGTGGATGGGGCATCCGCTGTATTACACGAAAGGCACCGGCCAGCCACCGAAGCGGTCGGCGCTCGGGCATCCGTCGGTGGTGCCCTACACCGGTTATCCGACCACCGACGGCGAGGTGCTGATCGGCATCCAGAACGACCGCGAGTGGGTCCGGCTGTGTACGGATGTGCTCGACCGCGCCGAGCTCGCGCGCGACCCCGGTTTCGCGACCAACATCGCGCGTACGCGCGACCGTGAGGCCGTCGACGCGGCGATCACCGAGGTCTCGTCCAAGCTGTCGACGGCGGAGTTGGTGGCCAAGCTCGACGCAGCGGCCATCGGCAACGCGCGGCTCAACGACGTACGCGGCCTGGCGGAGCATCCGCAGCTCAGAGCGCGCGACCGGTGGCGGCCCGTGATGACGCCGGTCGGTACGGTCGAGGCGATCCTGCCGCCGTTCACGTACGCCGACACCGAGGCGGCGATGGGACCGGTGCCGGCGCTCGGCGAGCACACCGACTCGGTGCTCGCCGGCCTCGGCCGTACGCCTGAGCAGATCAAGGCCCTGCATACCGACCGTACGGTTGGCGGAAACGTTAGGTAG
- a CDS encoding ATP-dependent helicase produces MQIGLEGFSEATRSWFADAFSAPTDAQIGTWQAVRRGEHVLTVAPTGSGKTLAAFLASVDRLATIPRDEDKPRCRVLYVSPLKALAVDVQRNLRTPLTGIGRAAARLRLPEPDVTVAMRTGDTPANERRAFAKNGADILITTPESLFLLLTSNAREALAGVETVIVDEVHAMAGGKRGVHLAVSLERLDALLERPAQRIGLSATVRPVEEVARFLGGSQPVTVVQPPARKTVRLDVVVPVEDMAEMSTVQPNPGDLGDEVESKSIWPAIEERVYELIRAHRSTIVFTNGRRAAERLTSRLNDLAEENPQPLKHFPAMAVGQSGVGKGAPPVIAKAHHGSVSKEQRRIVEEDLKAGRLPAVVATSSLELGIDMGAVDLVIQVEAPPSVASGLQRVGRAGHQVGAVSTGVILPKYRGDLVSCAVVAERMTDGAIEELHCPRNPLDVLAQQIVAIVSMDESTVDDIEALVRRAAPYAELPRSALEATLDMLAGRYPSDAFAELRPRLTWDRVTGILTARPGAQRLAVTSGGTIPDRGLFGVFLAGEKGSRVGELDEEMVYESRVGDVFLLGSSSWQIQDITPDKVIVTPAPGQPGRMPFWKGDTPGRPLELGRAVGAFVREMTSTTEPKAIARAKTAGLDDWAATNLLSYLADQREAAGTLPDDHTIVVERFTDELGDWRICLHSPFGAPVNSPWALALTARLRERYGIDGHAVASDDGIVLRLPDMETPPPADVVVFSPEEIEEVVTAELGGSAVFAARFRECAARSLLLPRRRPGRRAPLWQQRQRAAQLLAVAGEYGEFPVVLEAMRECLNDVFDLPGLTALMREMENRTTRVVEAPTAQPSPFARSLLFGYVGAFMYEGDAPLAEQRAQALALDTTLLAELLGRAELRELLDPDVLAETVRQIQYLTEERRASTVDDVADLLRLLGGLSAAEIAERGGRREWVDELVAARRAIRVRIAGEGRWIAIEDAGRVRDALGVALPVGVPDVFTEPVADPLGDLVSRYARTHGPFTSAAVAERFGIGVAVAASALQRLASAGRLTAGEFTPGGAGAEWCDTEVLRMLRRRSLAVLRAEVEPVPPAALGAFLPAWQRVGPHRPSGGGVDALADAIATLQGVPLPASALESLILPARVPHYSPALLDELCTAGEVLWAGNGSLPGNDGWIALAFADTAPLLLPEFADPPEGELHTAVTDALAGGQALFFRDISDRVAAALGAVPDDEKLVSAIWDLVWTGRLSNDTLGPLRTLLGAGRTSHRPSTSSARQGFRRASRRPRLPSRTGPPTVAGRWSLLPERESEPTLRAHATTDALLERYGVVTKGPVTSEGVSGGFARIYSVLSALEDAGRVRRGYFVEGLGGAQFAVPGAVDRLRAIAGDLQRNQDARRDLLPTSARRPDQGPRALVLAATDPANPYGAALPWPDRSEDSVGGTTHRPGRKAGALVVLVDGALTLYVERGGRTLLSFTAEVEALTAATLALAGAVRDGMLGSLSVQKADGAAVMESPLADLLEQAGFRPTPRGLRLRN; encoded by the coding sequence ATGCAGATCGGACTGGAGGGGTTTTCGGAGGCGACCCGGTCGTGGTTCGCTGACGCCTTCAGTGCGCCGACGGACGCGCAGATTGGCACCTGGCAGGCCGTGCGGCGAGGTGAGCACGTCCTCACGGTCGCGCCGACCGGCTCGGGCAAGACCTTGGCCGCGTTCCTGGCCTCGGTCGACCGGCTGGCGACGATTCCCCGAGATGAGGACAAGCCGCGGTGCCGTGTCCTGTACGTGAGTCCGCTGAAGGCGCTGGCGGTCGACGTGCAGCGCAACCTGCGCACGCCGCTGACCGGCATCGGCAGAGCGGCGGCGCGGTTGCGGTTGCCTGAGCCGGACGTCACGGTCGCGATGCGCACCGGCGACACGCCGGCCAACGAGCGGCGAGCGTTTGCCAAGAACGGCGCCGACATCCTGATCACCACGCCGGAGAGCCTGTTCCTGCTGCTCACCAGCAACGCGCGCGAGGCGCTGGCCGGCGTTGAGACGGTGATCGTGGACGAGGTGCACGCGATGGCCGGCGGCAAGCGTGGCGTGCATCTGGCGGTCAGCCTGGAGCGGCTCGACGCGTTGCTGGAGCGGCCGGCGCAGCGGATCGGGTTGTCGGCGACCGTACGACCCGTCGAGGAGGTCGCCAGGTTCCTCGGCGGCAGCCAGCCGGTGACGGTCGTCCAGCCGCCGGCACGCAAGACCGTGCGGCTCGACGTGGTGGTGCCGGTCGAGGACATGGCCGAGATGTCAACGGTCCAGCCCAATCCCGGCGACCTCGGCGACGAGGTGGAGTCCAAGTCGATCTGGCCGGCGATCGAGGAACGCGTGTACGAGCTCATCCGCGCGCACCGCAGCACGATCGTGTTCACCAACGGTCGCCGTGCGGCCGAGCGGCTGACCTCGCGGCTCAACGACCTTGCCGAGGAAAACCCACAGCCGCTGAAGCATTTCCCAGCGATGGCGGTCGGCCAGTCCGGGGTCGGCAAAGGTGCGCCGCCGGTGATCGCCAAGGCCCACCACGGCTCGGTCTCCAAGGAGCAGCGGCGGATCGTCGAGGAGGACCTGAAGGCCGGCCGGCTGCCGGCGGTGGTCGCCACCAGCAGCCTGGAGCTCGGCATCGACATGGGAGCCGTCGACCTGGTCATCCAGGTCGAGGCGCCGCCGTCGGTGGCCAGCGGCCTGCAGCGGGTGGGCCGTGCCGGTCATCAGGTCGGCGCCGTGTCGACCGGGGTGATCCTGCCGAAATACCGCGGCGACCTGGTCTCCTGCGCGGTCGTCGCGGAGCGGATGACCGACGGCGCGATCGAGGAGCTGCATTGTCCGCGCAACCCGCTCGACGTGCTGGCGCAGCAGATCGTGGCGATCGTGTCGATGGACGAGTCCACTGTGGACGACATCGAGGCCCTGGTACGCCGCGCCGCGCCGTACGCCGAGCTGCCTCGCTCCGCGCTGGAGGCCACGCTCGACATGCTGGCCGGCCGCTATCCGAGCGACGCGTTCGCCGAGCTGCGGCCGCGGCTCACCTGGGACCGGGTCACCGGCATCCTCACGGCTCGGCCCGGCGCCCAGCGGCTGGCGGTGACCAGCGGCGGCACCATCCCCGACCGCGGCCTGTTCGGCGTGTTCCTGGCCGGAGAGAAGGGATCGCGGGTCGGCGAGCTCGACGAGGAGATGGTGTACGAGTCGCGGGTCGGCGACGTGTTTCTGCTCGGCTCCAGCTCGTGGCAGATCCAGGACATCACGCCGGACAAGGTGATCGTCACGCCGGCGCCGGGCCAGCCGGGCCGCATGCCGTTCTGGAAGGGCGACACCCCGGGACGGCCGCTGGAGCTCGGCCGCGCGGTCGGCGCGTTCGTACGCGAGATGACCTCGACGACCGAGCCGAAAGCCATCGCCAGAGCCAAAACCGCCGGCCTGGATGACTGGGCCGCGACCAACCTGCTGTCCTATCTGGCCGACCAGCGCGAGGCCGCCGGCACGCTGCCGGACGACCACACGATCGTGGTCGAACGGTTCACCGACGAGCTCGGCGACTGGCGCATCTGCCTGCATTCGCCGTTCGGCGCGCCGGTCAACTCTCCCTGGGCTTTGGCGCTGACGGCACGGCTGCGCGAACGGTATGGCATCGATGGCCACGCGGTCGCCTCCGACGACGGCATCGTTTTGCGGTTGCCAGACATGGAAACTCCCCCGCCGGCCGACGTTGTCGTCTTCAGTCCGGAGGAAATCGAGGAAGTCGTCACCGCCGAGCTCGGCGGCTCGGCGGTTTTCGCCGCCAGGTTCAGGGAATGCGCGGCTCGCTCGCTGCTCCTGCCACGCAGGAGGCCGGGCCGCCGCGCGCCGCTGTGGCAGCAGCGCCAGCGCGCCGCGCAGTTGTTGGCGGTCGCCGGAGAATACGGCGAATTCCCGGTCGTGCTCGAAGCGATGCGCGAGTGCCTCAACGACGTGTTCGACCTGCCCGGCCTGACCGCGCTGATGCGCGAGATGGAAAACCGTACGACCAGGGTCGTGGAGGCCCCGACCGCACAGCCGTCACCGTTCGCACGGTCGCTGCTTTTCGGCTATGTCGGCGCTTTCATGTACGAGGGCGACGCGCCGCTGGCCGAGCAGCGCGCGCAGGCCCTCGCGCTGGACACCACACTCCTCGCCGAGTTGCTCGGCCGCGCCGAGCTCCGCGAGCTGCTCGACCCCGACGTGCTCGCGGAAACCGTTCGACAGATCCAATATCTCACCGAGGAGCGGCGAGCGTCCACAGTGGACGATGTGGCCGACCTGCTCCGACTGCTCGGCGGACTGTCGGCCGCGGAGATCGCCGAGCGCGGCGGCCGGCGGGAATGGGTCGACGAGCTGGTCGCGGCCAGGCGAGCGATCCGCGTACGCATCGCCGGCGAAGGCCGGTGGATCGCCATCGAGGACGCCGGCCGCGTACGCGATGCGCTCGGCGTCGCGCTGCCGGTCGGCGTGCCGGACGTGTTCACCGAGCCGGTCGCCGATCCGCTCGGCGACCTGGTGTCGCGCTACGCGCGCACGCACGGACCGTTCACCTCGGCGGCGGTGGCCGAGCGCTTCGGCATCGGGGTGGCCGTGGCCGCCTCGGCGCTGCAGCGGCTCGCCTCGGCCGGGCGACTCACCGCCGGCGAGTTCACGCCAGGTGGAGCCGGCGCGGAGTGGTGCGACACCGAGGTGCTGCGGATGCTGCGCCGCCGCTCGCTGGCCGTGCTGCGCGCCGAGGTCGAGCCGGTCCCGCCGGCCGCGCTCGGCGCGTTCCTGCCGGCCTGGCAGCGGGTCGGTCCGCACCGGCCGTCCGGCGGTGGAGTCGACGCGCTCGCCGACGCCATCGCGACGCTGCAAGGCGTTCCGCTGCCGGCCAGTGCGCTGGAGTCGCTGATCCTGCCGGCGCGCGTGCCGCACTATTCGCCGGCTCTGCTCGACGAGCTGTGTACGGCCGGCGAGGTGCTGTGGGCCGGCAACGGGTCGCTGCCCGGCAACGACGGCTGGATCGCACTGGCCTTCGCCGACACCGCTCCCCTGCTGCTGCCGGAGTTCGCCGACCCGCCGGAAGGCGAGCTGCACACCGCCGTGACCGACGCGCTGGCCGGCGGCCAGGCGCTGTTCTTCCGCGACATCTCCGACCGCGTGGCGGCCGCTCTCGGCGCGGTGCCCGACGACGAGAAGCTGGTCTCGGCGATCTGGGACCTGGTGTGGACCGGCCGGCTCAGCAACGACACGCTGGGGCCGCTGCGTACGCTGCTCGGCGCCGGCCGGACGAGCCACCGGCCGTCCACCAGCTCGGCGCGCCAGGGCTTCCGCAGGGCGAGCCGCCGGCCACGGCTGCCGTCGCGGACCGGGCCACCGACCGTGGCGGGCCGCTGGAGCCTGCTGCCGGAGCGCGAGTCCGAGCCGACGCTGCGTGCACACGCGACGACCGACGCGCTGCTCGAGCGCTATGGCGTGGTCACCAAGGGACCGGTCACCAGCGAAGGCGTGAGCGGCGGCTTCGCCCGGATCTATTCGGTGCTGTCCGCGCTGGAGGACGCCGGCCGCGTACGCCGTGGCTATTTCGTCGAAGGCCTCGGCGGTGCGCAGTTCGCGGTGCCCGGGGCTGTCGACCGGCTGCGCGCGATCGCCGGCGATCTGCAGCGCAACCAGGACGCGCGCCGCGACCTGCTGCCGACGAGCGCCCGCCGACCTGACCAGGGTCCGCGTGCGCTGGTGCTGGCCGCGACCGACCCGGCCAATCCGTACGGTGCCGCGCTCCCCTGGCCGGACCGCTCGGAGGATTCGGTCGGTGGCACGACGCACCGGCCGGGCCGCAAGGCCGGCGCGCTGGTCGTGCTGGTCGACGGCGCCTTGACACTCTACGTCGAGCGCGGCGGTCGTACGCTGCTGTCCTTCACCGCCGAGGTCGAGGCGCTGACCGCGGCGACGTTGGCGCTGGCCGGCGCCGTACGCGATGGCATGCTCGGCTCCCTGTCCGTGCAGAAGGCCGATGGCGCCGCCGTCATGGAGTCGCCGCTCGCCGATCTGTTGGAGCAGGCCGGCTTCCGGCCGACGCCGCGCGGTCTCCGCCTCCGCAACTGA